ctgaattttttttttaaacaaaatttaagCGATAAAATATTGTCATTCGTCTCGCAGTGCTGTGTTGTCTACGATCATCGCAACTGTAAGATTTGGAGCATAAATTACAAAGTGAAATTGCCATAGGTCGTTCTTTTGTTTTAGAAACACAAAGGAATTGAAACCAAATTAATAATGTATACACTCAAACAATTGTTAGTGAGATTATGAATAGCaactaaaaacaacaaaacaattagTCTCTCTAGTTAGCGAACGCTCACTGACTAATAGTGTGAACTACGATGATGCTtgtaaaaagaacaaaaacaaaaacaaaaacaaacatggcaAAACAACATACATACAAAATACAACAGTGGTAGCGAAATGTGTGTATCAAAATGTACCATAGCACACAAGTTAAAAGTACGTCCGTGCTAAAAGGTACGAAAAAGAGTGGGTGAACATATTGAGGACTGCAtcagtaaaaataaataaactaaataaattgaCTTTGTTTAACGAGGGTAGCACTTAATAGTCAATGACTAACAAACCTGTGGCCCTCGAATTccggatcgaattggaatttaggagtgttttttttttgttcctaagaaaaagaaatttagaAGTGTTCCTAAGAAACAGAAAGGGTGAAAAATGAGGAACACATAACACATTAACTAGTGTGAATTGTGCCTTTGTTTCTGAGCCTGAAAACAATTGGAATAAAATTTACAGCGCTAGAAAATGTATATTGCACAAAACCAAACTTACAGAAAACACAGCAAACATTGTAAAAAGCAACCACGTTGCCCTCCAAAGAGTCGCTTGGTGCGACATCTTGTCGTCTCTGCTCCCTCagaaggaatgaaaaaaaaggtaTGAATTACTCAGTTACATTGAGATAAGAGAACAGCGTTGCTACGGTTGATCACACCAAAATGAATCACGTTAACCGGTGTTTATTAGGTCTTGACAGatttttgtttaacttttgtATGGTACCGGTCTTGCGTCAATGTTTTCTTTCCGGGGATAAGTTGTGTTCACTATATTTTACTAGTAAAGCCGATGAATTATAAATCATCTCAAATTCTTACTTACTTACTTCAAAAAAACAATAGGGAACtcataaataataaatttgcttTGCAGTTAAATAACAAATTTAGCAACAAAGTATAGGCatgtgaagagtgatcatcgcagtaaattaaacaattggaaagaagaagcctgaaaaaaatcagggcttcaacgggattcgaacccgtgacctccgcgataccggtgcgatgctcttccaactgagctatgaagccacacgttgggagcgaggtcaatttatCGAGTTCATATTTTTCCTGTGCAGTGAAGTGATGTGAAGAATATATGaaataattcatatttgtactgcggtttcCTTTCTGAAATACCTTTTTTCGTTTCAGAGATATTCACGTTTTTGTATTATGAGTTATGACGTCATAGGTGGCTCCACTAACACAGTTTAACACTCAATCAACCATATAACTGTTGATTCAACCATATAACTGTTGATTAAAGTTTCTACGGCCACTGCTCacatttacttattttttacttcaaggaaaaattctttgttttgcatGCGTCGGCatgtcacttgcgagatgtttatttccaaagcgttctgaagaccttgtcgaaaaaataatatctccggtcacatttgacacaaattgttcattcaaacagtaaaattctctttctttagccatataattgttgatcaaagtttctacGGCGTGCTGCTCACCTTTAGTTATTTTCTACTTTAAGGAAAAATCTTCGTTTtgcacgcgtcggcaagtcacttgcaagatgtttatttccaaagcgttctgaagaccttgtcaaaaaaataatatctccggtcacatttgacacaaattgttcattcaaacagtaaaatgctctttctttagccatataactgttgatcaaagtttctatggtgcgCTGCTCACGgatttaagttattttttactttgaggaaaaattctttgtttcgcacgcgtgggcaagtcacttgcgagttGGATGTTTCCGCTCGAACTTACGTAGATTGCAGCGAAATATCGTTGTCGCTCAAACAACAGGACTCGCGAAATATTTCGCTAATTATCGTCGAATATTCGCGTATTTCGCCGCATTacgtttgcattacttttgcacaatactgtagaACAGGACTTTTAAAGCCATGTTATGTCTAAACAAATACTTGTTCTGAACTAGTGCAGTACACCCGGCTAGGATGTGCGGGACACTTTCTTGGGCATGACCACACAGCCTACACTTCACATCCCCAGAACAGCTCGTGTGTGTCTTTTtgctaaaatataactttgtggGCAATAATTGCTCGTATATTTCAAACGCACCTGCAATAGTGTACGAGGGGCACGATTTCCatttgctcaaccaactgaaacACCCATTCTTGCACAACTGTGAATCAGACTTCCTCTCAATTAGCAACTTTCCCTGCCATTCTAATTCATGTACTTCCCTTACAAGCTTTTCCTCCACACATTCTTTCAACACTTCCTTGACACGATGCGATGGAATGATCTCTCCGCTTTTCACAGCACATACAGGCTCCGGGTGCTTAAGGTGTAGGTTAACGCCCAGATCCTCCGCAAACTTTGTAGCATCTTTGACTAACGATCTATGCCCCAGGGACTCAGCTCTCTCCTCAAACTCCCTCACCATCTCCATAACCATtgttttctaaatctttcacggtggtaattcaacctttatcaactcgtttgataaaaccaaaaaatttttgtttttacccATTACCGAGTTTGTCGTGCAAGTAGGACTTAAAAATGTGTTTATACAAGGGACACTGCAACTTAGGGAACAGGGAAATAAAGCCTAAAGTTCGCAGGCACAAAATGAATTGTCTTTTCGCTGAATCGAAATGAAGTGCTCTGTGGAGCTGGTAGTTTCATCGCTGTTACACCGCATCTGTATTTTTAGAAAACCAATCCGCTCTTGGCGCAATAACTATATATCCAAtacaaattttgaagaaaaccaTCAAATTAACCTTCGATTCTTAGTAAGTGcatgacaacaaaacaacaagtaaTACCTTCTCCTCCTTTACTTTCTCGATCACCTCATCTTCCAAACCTCTTTCACGAAGGAATTTGCAaaccttgaaagaaaaggaacagttacaaaccagtagaaTAACGATAACGAATTGGACTGTGAAACTTTACATTCGATTAAGCGTAAGCTTAAATTATAAACGACTCGAACATAACAAGTCATTCCATTCCAAATTAACACGGCTGTTAATCGATGATGTTCTTTATCTCCCGCGTAGACATATCTGGAAACTTTTAGCTGCAGGTTGAAGACGTTATCTCTTTCAATAAGAGTCACTTGTTACGTTTTAAGATAGAAAAGAACACGACTTAATACTCACCTCGTCGGTGTTCGCCATCTTGCAATCGAGCGAGAAACCACGTGTAGATCCTCTGACGTCATCGGTTACTTAGTAACAGTAAGTGTCTATCGACAGTTAttaagtgtcgatcgacagttactaagtgtcgatcgacagttattAAGTGTTGATCGACAGTTactaagtgtcgatcgacagttacataagtgtcgatcgacagttactaagtgtcgatcgacagttattAAGTGTGGATCGACAGTTACTAAGTGTGGATCGACAGTTAttaagtgtcgatcgacagttactaatggtcgatcgacagttacgtaagtgtcgatcgacagttactaagtgtcgatcgacagttactaagtgtcgatcgacagttattaagtgtcgatcgacagttaccaatggtcgatcgacagttacgtaagtgtcgatcgacagttactaagtgtcgatcgacagttattAAGTGTTGGTCGACAGTTACTAATGGTCGATCGACAGTTACGCAAGTGTCAATCGACAGTTACTAAGTGTCGATTGCTAGTAAAACGAGTAACTTTCCATGTCCCTAATGGGCCACTGTAGTTATCTGATGTGAGCCTTCCCATACCAATCTTCCATTGTTATGGACACACAGCATCTTTTCAGGTGACTGCAAATTTAGATCTTTTGGGAAATTggtaatgttgttgtttacttgtattaattaatttttgtgattAACAGAATTAAGAAGTATCTGCTAAGTTTGATCAGGGTCGTATTTCAAGTTGTATTTCTTTTGCACATGTGTATTAACTACCACGAGGGTATTTGTGAAAGTGGAAACAAGTACATGtacataaattataataattcctTAAAACATGTATATATTTTACTTGAGTAATTGTAATATCTTTATGTAACACAAAGAAGCTAATCGAAAAAACGCAGCTAGTTTACACTGCTCCTTACCCATACACTCGTCCTATGCCCACCCGGCCACTGGGTTCCCGTGCTGGAGATATCCCGGACATTCATACAAACACTACATTCTCCTTTTTCCTTCGCTTACAAACTTACTACCTAAGCACGACAATAAGCGTGACTAATGTCCTTTAGGATATACTGGAAACAAGTAAAACACAACAGTACTCAGATGATATCAGTCACTGCAAAGTCATTGTCACAGCTACACGGTAAGATCCTCTTTTAATCTGTTGGGGAGTCGAGTAAGTCTCCCTGATCTCCTTGGCAAAGGCTCGGTCTGAACTGGGGTTTGCTCCTCAACTGGAATAGCACTTGCCTCCACTGTTCGGGTGGGCGAGGCTCCCTGTCCACAGTGCTGCTCGGGTACACTTCTTACTACCGGATCTGAACAGTCTAATTCCCCTGGATCAGTAGCTGGCTCCACAAATCTCTTAACATGCTGGATGTTTCTCTTGTACACTGCACCTTGCGATGATTTGAACTTAATTTGGTCTCCATGACGTTCAACCACCTGATAAGGCtccttttcataattttttgagAGCTTGGTCTCGTTCCATTTCTCAAGCAACACCAACCCTCCCTCCTGGACATCGGGCTTATCAGTAGCATGGTGTCCTGATCCGGCACCTCTGCGTGTCTCGCCTCATCAGAATCACCAAAGTCGGCTAGCTCTGGTAACTTTGTTGACAGTTTCCGCCCATACAGCAGTTCTGCCGGACTTGTACCAGTCATTTTGTGTGGGGTGGAACGATACGTCAGGAGGTACTTGTTCAATTCAGATCTCCAGTCTTTTTTCTTAGCTTGGGCTGCCTTCATTGCCTTCAACAGCGAGCGATTTTGTCTTTCGACTTCTCCATTTGCTCTAGGCCATAGGGGTGTCATCAGTCTTCGCTTGATACCCATCTCAGAAGATACCCATCCATTTCTGCGAAAACCAAGTTCGCTCCATTGTCGGTCCTTAGATTACGGGGCACTCCATATCAGCAAAACTGTTTATCTTAGCACTTAATGATCACTTCTGAGGTGGCAGAGTAGATTACATCAACTTCCACCCAGCGGCTGAAATAGTCTATCAAGACTAACAGGTGCTCCCCTGTTGGTAGGGGTCCAAGTAAGTCAAGCGCCAGATCTTGCCATGGTCTCTCTGGCAACCGTGTTGTTTTCACAGGTGGAATTATAGTCTCCTTGGTGACAAGCTGACACCCATAACACTCTCGGCACTTGCGCTCTGCTTCCTTGTCTACCCCTGGAAACCACATTTTCgacctcagtctctctttcatttTCACAATGCCTTGGTGGCCTTCATGTGCTAAACGAAGCACTCTCTGTCTCAGCTTTTCAGGAATCACAATTCGCGTACCACGTAGGATGACATGGCCAATGATGGTCAGTTTGTTACGAACACATACATACGACTTCGGTGCCCCCTCCCAGTTCCCACTGGCAAGGCAACCACGCACAACTTGCAGCTCCTCATCATCAGCTGAGACTTTCTCGATTTCTTGAATCTTTAAGGCGATAGGTACAGATTCTAACGCAACCATTCGAACGTACTCATCATCATAATGTGAGTTCCTTGATGCGGGGATCTTTGTCAAACGTGAAAGTGCATCGGCAATATTGTTGCGGGATTTGATACAACAAACCTTATAGTTATAAGGCTGCAGTCTTAGGACCCAGCGCTCAATACGAGCTGATGGCTTGGACCCCCTAGAGTAAATCACCTTCAGAGCCTCATGATCAGTCACTAGATCGAATGTCTGAAGCCTGTACAGGTACAGGTTGAAGCGCTCGTATGCCCACACAAACGCAAACGCCTCTTCCTCCGTCTGGCTGTACCTTCTTTCCACCTGGCTGAGGCTCCTGCTTGCATAACAAACTGCTCGGCTGTCCCCGTTCTTCTCTTGCACCAACACCGCCCCTAGGCCCACTGGACTAGCATCTGCTCACTCGAGTATGTGCATCTTTGTCAAAATAGGCTAATACGGGTGCACTTGCCAGTTGCCATTGTAGCTCTTTGCCCCATACAAAGGGGACGCCCTGCCTGGAGATTGCTCCGCAAGGGTTGCAAAATTGGGGATGAAAGGTGCACTAAAGCCCACCATCCCTCGGAAACTCCGTACTTCAGTTGCTGTAGTAGGTTGAGCCGCCTCGAGCACCGAACCCTCTCCTCTGTTGGACCAATCCCATATTTAGATAGTAGAAGCCTCATAAAGACCACCTTGTCCATGCGGTATTCACATTTCATTGGGTTGAGGGTGAGGTTCTTTTCATCTAATCTCTGCAGCACTTTGTGGAGACTCTGATCATGCTCTTCAATACTCTTGCCGTGCACTACCAAATCGTCCGCAATATTCAGAGCCCCTTGGATGTCTGAGACCACTTGCCTTATTATCTGCTGGTACTTCTCGGGAGCAGAGTTCAGCTCAGTCGCTTATACCTAAACAGTCCCTCATGGGTAGCAAATGTCGTAATGTCTCTTGACTCTTCGTCCAATTCAATCTGATGAAATCCCAGGTGGAGGTTTTCTACCACTTCATCAACGGTTGGTATTGGTATCCTTTCGCGAATAATAGCTGGTTTGCTTTTCTCATGTCAACACATAATCTGATGTCTCCCTCTGACTTTGTTGCAACCACCACAGGATTAACCCATGATGTTGGCCCATCAACCCGTTCCACTATATCTTTGGCAATTAGGTCCTCCACTTTGGCTGTCACCTTCTCACGCAAGGCAAAGGGAACACGCCTCGGCTTCTGGGCTACTGGTGTAACCTCTGGATCCACGTGTAGCTTCAGCCTGTACTCTTTCAGCTTGCCAATTCCACTGAAGACCTTTGGATACTTTGTCTGAAGAGCTGAAGCTAAGTCTTTGCTGACAACATTACACTCAGCCAATTCACTGCTGGCACCCAGACCATTGCCAAGTAGACCAAGATCCCTGGACGTTATAGGACCCAGTAGACACCTTCCACTCGTAGTGACCACAAATTTTGAGTTTATCTTCTTGGTTCCAACTGACAGCTCCATTTGAATTTGACCAACCACGTTCAACTCCTTCCCACCATAAGCATACAAACGTTTTAGGCAGTTCTCTAATTTCACATTAAGACCTTGTGTACTTACTCATCCCCATGAGGTTACTTACAGAGCCAGAATCAATAAGCGCCTTTGTACTAATGCCATCAACACAGATCTCAATCACGGGCTCATCACAAATAACTGTATGGCATATATCTTCTTCCATCTCAGACACCATAAATGTAAAGGCACAACCCTCATCACTCTCCGATGCCTCTTGATTCCCCACAAAATTAGCTACGTAACGTGGTCGTCCACCAGAATTCCTTTGTTGCTTGCTCGCTCTCCCCCGAATCACATCACTGTCCCTCTCACCACGACAGCACAAAGCAAAATGTCCATACCTTCCACACATTGCACACTTCTTTCCTCTCGCAGGACAGTTCCTATCTCTGGCCAGATGCCCCTCTCCTCCACAATTTGTAGCACTTTCTCCTCTCGTCATTCGTCATTCGCTGCCGCTCCTTAACCACATTGATACTATTCCCATTGGCCAGCGGAGCGCTTGTTGTCATGTTAGCTGCCTGCCGACCGGCCGCTTGCCATGCACGGGCTTTATCCAACGCCTCTTCCAGTATGATATTCCTCTGCTTCAGCAGCTTTCTCTTGAGCTCAAAATCCGTCAACTTCTGTATCAACTGATCccttaaattattgttttctgaaGCGAAACATAAACTGATCAGCGTTCTCCTCTTCCTTCAGTGCCAATTGGCAAAACACGTGGCACTCGTACGGTATGTTTTCCTCCGCGCGAAAGTATGAATCTAGTTTGCGAATCGTGATTTTAAAAGCATTGTCACCTGACTCGAGAATGGGCCCAGGATCTTGCAAATCTTCAAAGATGTCTTGGACCTCCATCCTGACAAAATGTAGGAGCTGGGAAGTCTTCTTGTAAGCACTGTCAATGCCTTCGCCTTCGGCATAGTATTCGAAGGCACGCTTCCGTTTCCGCCACTTCTCAGGTGTTTGTGAAGCAGATCCCGAGAAATCCATTGGCGATAAACCCTTGTTGGCCATCCGCGTCGCCAATGTAATATCTTTATGTAACACAAAGAAGCTAATCGAAAATACACAGCTAGTTTACACTACTCCTTACCCATACACTCATCCTATGCCCACCCGGCCAATGGGTTCCCGCACTGGATATATCCCGGATGTACATACAAACACGACAGTAATATTCAGTGGCCACCAcatatttgtttattattatatttattgttaACTTCAGGTCCAGTTTAGTCCGAGGCAAACACCCAATATTGGATTGACAGATGTCTTACCTGAGGCAATTCTCTACCATAACCAAAGAATTGTCTGTTGATAAAAGAGTTGATGTGTTCACTGATGCTTCGTTGCATTATGGTGAACACTTGTTTTACAGATTTGGTATGAATAAACATATTCCTTCTGCTCATTCTTCCCCTCTTTGTGATGGGTATTTTTTTCTCCTTAGTTTTAAAGTTAAGTGTGGTACTTGCGTTTGCTTTTGTAATACCCTAACCCATTTTTACTGTTCATGTTATAAAATCATTATTCTTGCAGTTCCAACCATGATAGCAAAACTTAAAAAGGCATCAACTTTGACGTCTAGGTCAGGTAATTTATTATTAGATTCCATACAGGGCTCATCAGCTAATGCTAAGAATGGTTGCCTTGCCAACGTGGTCCACAGAACTAGTATTTTCCATCAAAAATAAAACGAGACCACAAATTGCTGAGTAACATGCAGAGTTACATTGAAAAAGGGAGCCAACTGGTGAAGGTAGAAAATGGACTTGTTTTAAACTTGCATTTTACAGTTTGAAAAGTACATgtaaattctgaatttttggaTGTTACATAATTAGGTTTTGTGCCTttggaaaataagaaaatagaaACTGGAAGTACATGTATATCACTAAtaaatttatcaaaatattgTTACGTACTTAACATACACATTAGCTGTTAACAAGTGTGGTTTAAATTAACAAAAAGCTTAAGTACCAGCAATTTTGGAATCAAACCTACATATTTATGCATTTTACGTATGTTTCAGATGGCTGTGATTTAGACACAATAACGCAGTGGATGGACAAGGAAATCTCTGAGAGAAAAAGGTATGTTATGCTGTAATTACAAGTTTATTTTTGGCGGCATACATGTACAGTAAATCTATACGATatatttattgttataaatAGCAACCCTCCCTGATCTTTTCAGTATTGTCCCTCCATAGCAGCAGCCGACTCAGCATTATTTTGTGGTGACATTCTTAAATTGTCGCTACATGTAGTACAGTACGCTAGCATTTATTAATGAAATAATACGTTTACTTGCAGATTTGTCTCTTCAGTGGGATGAAACCTATGTTGAGCTTTTGGTGACAGCTTCTAAACCAAAAACCCAAATTGCTTATGCTAAAGAAGAAGAGCCTTCTCCTGTTGAcatactggaaagaaaaatattaaggtattttaaattattttatacaTTTGacttaaaatgaaagaaaaaggacAAATAAGAAATGTATCGGTGATTCACAAAACTGGTTTATTGAAGCAGAATGAACGGGCTTCTTTCTTACGAAACTAAAGGAAATGTGTTGTAGGTGTTTATACAGCTGGATGGAAGACCTTGGTTATTAGTGGAACCAAGGTGACAAAAGTTTCCAACTAAATTCGTGGAATCGAAGGGGTTCATTGAATCCATACAATATAGTTGAAAAATGAACttctcgtctaaattccctggtcatataacacccgtgcgctaacacaattggaccacaaaacatacacacgataattgctatcgtgcgctcactggaggccgcacAGTTTATTGATCGACTGGCTGATAGTAAAAATACAACgtgattaaaaagaaaacgaaaaaaaccgTACTAGGACAGCACCAACGAGCATCCATAGGATGAAAAACCCTCACCGCGCTCATTGCGGTAACAGAGAGGAAAAACCCCAGCCCTATAGATGGTGCTGTCCGACCTGCTGGGCTCGGTCTTAACAAATTCCTAATGAATTTGAGACAGACagtaagaaatgaaaattgtcCTTAACATTACATTCTTTAGCATTTTCACACAACCAACGACCATGCCTTCTAAAATGCCTATTATTAATGCCCGCATTAGCGGCAGCGGTGGCTCCTCCAACCCTGAGACTGAAGTCTTATACAGGAAACGTCTGATATGTCTTAAAAGCGTCCTTAACGATCTCCTGGGCTCTGCCGTAGCTCTAGCCTTGACGCGGGACTTTGGAAGTAGATCTAAAAGACGATAAAGTTCTAAACAACGGCAGATCCTCCTCAAGATGAATCTTTGCGGCAACAATGTATTGCTAAAAACGCCTTCTTGATTCGACCACGCGATTGCAACACACGCCCCGTCACGAAATTGGTCTGTCTTGGACGATTCATAGAAGAAATGATAGGATGAGAAACCCTCGGCAGACTGGCCAAGCGTTGAAGCCAGTTgatacagtaaacagcattaagtgcaggagaaggagaatttgcttcaaaatcagGCACTGTAAGTAGGCCGCAACATGAAACGTATTGGCAGGCACGTGGCAGAAACCGTTAGACAAAGCCCGATTGTTGTCCATATCAACAAGGCGCTGCAACTTCTACATGACTGGGCACAACTTAACTGCATGTCTATTCATCCTACTAAAACTGAAATTATGTTTATTTCCAAGTCCCCCTTCATTGGCCCCATTCCACCTATAACTCTGGACAATCATCTGATTAACTGCACATCTCAATCAACAATTCTGGGAGTCGCATTGGACAACAAGCTTTGCTGGAAACCCCATATTAAAGAAATTTCTGCAAACTttaatgcaaaaataaaaaaacttaaaCAGATTAAGTCCTTTGATCTATCCACCCTAGAGACTATTTATTTTAAAGGCATTCTACCGAGTACAACCTATTGTATCTCCTTATGGGGAAGTTCAAGCTCATTACAGGCTTTGGAGGAATCTCATATCCGTGCTGCTCGACTCATTCATAATCTCAGCCCCTCTTTACCAAAGCATGAAATCTTATCTAAAGTCAAATGGCACTCcttatcatatttttataaaaaaagaCTGGCGTGTATTGCCTACCAAGCTTATTTTAATTTAGCTCCATCAAATTTAACTGAACTTTTTACTAAGCATGCAACTAATTATAACTTAAGAGATAACCTTAAATTTGACCTAACCCATAAATTCTGGAAAGGACAAAATGACTCTTTTATTCACCGAGCTAGCATAATCTGGAACAGTTTACCGACTAAGATCAAGACTGCCCCTTCCCTTGCAGCTTTCAAGGCAAGTCTAGTAAAGAACTCCAAATGCATCGACAGCATATCTTTCGGCTGTAGTGCCACGGGCACTTTTAAAAACTCggaagattttatttatttttaattcacatACATGTATTTATCTTTTAGTGTAGTATATTGTAATTGTAAATGtatttattgtaattaattagcaggtccacatcagctttcGCTGCCCATTTTAACCTGCTTTGCTAAATAAAgtttaccttaccttaccttaccttacctagCCCCAAAGCTTCCAGTGCGTAAAATCAGCCAGATAAGTACGAATGGTACCTTCCGCTTTTGATGCAAGCACTGTTTCCTGGACGCAACTAACCCATGGCTGCAGATGATTCGGgaatgcggcaaagaattcgcaCCGCTTCCCCGACTGGAACacatctgaaaaaagaaaactaaaagaaccgacatgcaagcaaaaaaggacaagttgaataaaaatatatataaacaaaagcaaacaaatgagaAACAGGGGAAAACAACAACTAGTTGGCAAATAACTTGTCCacaataaaagttgttttcgGGTAAAATCGTACGTTTCGGGAACAGATGGTCCCAAGCTACTGGGTGCAAAAAATCACCCCTATTAAAATTTCAGGCACAGATGGCCCCAGGTACAAAAGGGGACACTCGCACTTCGGTGAGAAAAtcacccctgaaaaaaaaaatcactgttaaATATCTCCGACTGAGATGGACCtacttgggtaaaaaattacccctaagtatctcgggcaaagatggtcccattcgcgtgaaaaatcaTCTCtgaatatcttgggcacagatcgtcccacttgggtgaaaaccgacaagcaagcaaaaaagaacaagtcaaatgaaaatatgtataaggaaaagcaaacaattgaGGAAACGCTGGAAAACAACGAACTGGGAAAATAATCTCTCCATGCACACTAAGAGTTGCCTCTATGTAAAATCTTACGTTTTGGGCACAGATgatcccacttgggtgaaacattacccctaagtatctcgggcacagatggtcctaTTCGGGTCAAAAAAGTCATCCCTGAATATCTTGAGCACAAATGGTCCCACATAGAAAAGGATTGTCATCAAGTTTTCAGCAAATAGTTGACAAAAgtgtgggattttgtgaaaaactatgaaaactcaCCGATTTGGTAACTGTTCCTGAcgcattacaataattacactCGCGGAATAAGACAAACGGgcggaaaaacaaaattgttgtcTCTTCCCATTCCGTAAACAAATGATTCAATTCCTTCATGGATTCTAAATTCTCGAGTTAAATCTAAGAAGCTTTGTATTCGAGTAATAGGCAAAATGATCGATAGAATGCGGACCCCAAAGCAAATCAGACGCTTTTAAATGAGTTCCACCAAAGGCCCCAGTCATGGGAATCACAACTACTGCTTACGAAAACAGCTTTATCGTTATCCACTCCATCACTATCGAAAAAACCACGACTGCAACAAATGCTAAAGATGGATAAGGGCTCCGTTTGCAAATGACCTTAGCTTCTGCCAGACGAGACGATCCGAGGAACGTTCTGATTGTCTGTGAACCATTAAACGGTTAAGCCCGATAACTGATCAAGCAAGGATGAAAGAACAGTTCTGTAATCCTCATATCTAACAGATCTTTTCACAGCAAATTTATTTAGTTGAGGTAAATCCAAAAAACATTCGAGGTGT
The nucleotide sequence above comes from Acropora muricata isolate sample 2 chromosome 12, ASM3666990v1, whole genome shotgun sequence. Encoded proteins:
- the LOC136892839 gene encoding uncharacterized protein; its protein translation is MSYLRQFSTITKELSVDKRVDVFTDASLHYGEHLFYRFVPTMIAKLKKASTLTSRSGNLLLDSIQDGCDLDTITQWMDKEISEIIRLLADLSLQWDETYVELLVTASKPKTQIAYAKEEEPSPVDILERKILRNKRTLAGQLKKKHGIRECWQENDATFQIIQHRLTVEKRTNEVLRLHKMASERIFLLDLKTKYTGIYTFLKEGQIKISTTANIFNVSIDRGVLSIDCGG